One Brachyspira hampsonii genomic window, AAATAAGCTTTGTATTATTGTTAGCGATAAACTTTTTATTTATGCATTCTTAAAAATTAAGCTGACAACTTCATTATTCAGTTATCAGCTATTCATTTATCGCTTTAATTAGAATTCTTTATTTTTTCTATCCAAGTATTATATTCTTCATCTGATATTTCATCTAATATCTTCACATAAGGTTTTAATTTCTGATGAGGTTTTGTGAAATAGCTTATATCCCATTTTACAGGTTTTGTCCACATTCCTTCACTATCCATAATCAATATATGAGTGCCGTCCAAATCAGGAATTTCTTCCGGAGACATATCGCTATATAATATTTTATAACAATCCAATTCGCCATTCTCATCTTCAATATTGTAACTGCCGTCTTTTTGAAGTGCATATATTGTGTAATACTGCTGATGTGCCTCTGTTTCCATTAATTCCTGAGGATGTTCATCTCCAATGGCTATATTATAAATAGTTTCATTAAACTCATAATTATCTATACCGTATCTTTTTAATAATCCTTTTTTATATAATTCTGCTTCTAATAGTGTTATAAGATAATATCCATTACTCATATCTGAAGCCTCTATATAAAAACCTCTCTGTACTTTACGAGAAAGAACGAGGATTTTAGTCTTACAGCATGCCTCTATACCAATATGTATATATGATAAAGCATTAATATAAGGCTCTAAATATTCTATATGATCTTCAAGTCCTAAATTAATAAAATACTTTCTTAAATCCTGATTGGAACATATAACAGTCATAACAGGAGGAATCATCATATCTATTCCAATAAATGCCTCTAACGGTTTATAATCTAATCTGTACATAATATCTATATTAATGCGGGCTATATCATCATCAGTAAGATCATCTTCATCTACATTATAAAACTGAGCAGCATTCTCTATAAAACGGCAGGCATTATCTATATTTCTAAAAAATAAATTAATAATATTTTTACCTATTTCATCATCTATTATATCCTCATGATGAAGCGAATGTCCTACAAAATTGGCAGCATAGTATGATTTTAGTATATCCATATTTTCAAATTCTGATGCTATTTGTCTGCATATATCCAATTCTTTATCATGATTTTCTTTTACATACTCTTTTAATTTTAAAAATTTCTCATTTTGAGATACAAGTTTTTTATTTGCAACTTCTTCAACATGTGATTTTTGCTTAGTATAGTCAATATACTCTTTTAATATGTCTTCCATTGATAATATCTCCTAACATTTTTTATATATTATATCATAAAAATTGAATATAAGGTATAAGTAAAACAAGTAAAATAGAATAAATTAAAGCAGGAAGAAAATCTCCTGTTTTTATTTTAGTTAATTTTAATAAATTTATTCCTATCATCATAACTGTAGCTCCGCCGACAGCAGAAACTTCATTAAGCATTGTTTCAGAAACATAAGGCTCTAAAAAAGATGAAAGTATAGTTAAAGCACCTTGATATACAAATATGCTTATTATAGAAAAAGCAACTCCTATACCATAAACTGTAGACATAAATACTGCAACAAATCCGTCTATTACACTTTTAGTGAATATTAAATCATATATACCCTGAGTTCCTGCCTGAAATGACCCTAATATAGACATAGAGCCTGAACAGAAAAGTATTGAAGAAGTTAAAAATCCTAAAGCAAAATTACCTGAATTTTCCTTAAAAGCAAATTTATTTTTTAAGAACTCGCCGAAAGATTCTATTTTTTCTTCTATCCTAAAAAATGTGCCTGTAACTCCTCCAAGCATTATTGACACAGCAAATATCAATATATGCTTTGTAATTATAGCCATAGTTATACCGATAGTAAGAGATATTATACCTGCTGCTATAAAAACAGGTTCTTCATACCTTTTTGATAATTTATTTTTAAATGCAAAACCTATAACAGAACCTACAAGAACTGCTATCATATTAACGAAAACAGCTATCATACTTTAATCCTAACATTATTATGATATATAATTTGCTATATAAATTAAATAATATAATACTTCTTTTAAATTTTATCAACAGTAATTTTTAATGCTTTCATAAAATTTTTTAAAAGTATTATCAATACTATCTTCCCAACTGTTATGAGTGAATATAATATGTGATGATTCTCTGTATAAACTGTCTCTTTGCTTAGATAATTCCAATAATTTATTTTTATCCTTTGCAAGAAGAGGTCTTTGGGCAGGATCTATATTTTCAAGTATGATCTCAGGTTTTCTATCTACAAAAATAGTAAATCCTTTATCCCTCATAATATTTCTATTTTTTTCAGAGAGAACTATACCTCCGCCTGTAGATATAACAGCATTACTTAAAAGACTTAATTCATGCAATACTTCACTTTCAATATTTCTAAAATAATCCTCTCCATTATTAGCAAAAATATCTGTTATAGTTCTACCCTCTTTATTTTCTATAAAAGAATCCATATCGTACAGATTATAATTTAATTTTTCAGCAAGCATTTTTGATAATGCACTTTTTCCGCATCCAGGCAAACCTATAATAAATATAATTTTATTATTTTTTATATTTTTATTATTCATTATAAACACCCAAAATAATTAAATTTTCAACACTTTTTCTAAACTCTTCAAACTTTGACTCATTCTTTTTAAAATCACCTGTCATATCAATATAAAAATAATACTGCCATTTTCTTTCAACATGCGGACGGCTCACTATAGAAGTTAAATTAAAACTTTTTAATTTCTCCAAAGAATCCGCCAAACTTCCTTCTTCATGCGGCAGAAGAAATCTGATAGTCATTTTATTGCCTGTCGTTAAAGCATTATCATAATTAGCAACTATAATGAAACGAGTGGTATTGCCTTTAATATTTTCAATATTTTCTTCAAGCATTTCTAAATCATAAATTTTGCAAGAATGCTTATTAGAAATGGAAGCCATTGTTTTATCATCTCCATTAGAAACTATGAATGCTGCCTCTGCTGTATTAGATGCTGTTAACTCTTTAAAATTATTTTCTTTTATAAAATTAGAGCATTGCTTTAAAGCCTGATGATGAGATATTACTTTTTTAATATCTTTTATACTAGTACCTTTTTTTGCCATAAGTCCGTATTCTATAGGA contains:
- a CDS encoding DUF554 domain-containing protein, giving the protein MIAVFVNMIAVLVGSVIGFAFKNKLSKRYEEPVFIAAGIISLTIGITMAIITKHILIFAVSIMLGGVTGTFFRIEEKIESFGEFLKNKFAFKENSGNFALGFLTSSILFCSGSMSILGSFQAGTQGIYDLIFTKSVIDGFVAVFMSTVYGIGVAFSIISIFVYQGALTILSSFLEPYVSETMLNEVSAVGGATVMMIGINLLKLTKIKTGDFLPALIYSILLVLLIPYIQFL
- a CDS encoding shikimate kinase, whose amino-acid sequence is MNNKNIKNNKIIFIIGLPGCGKSALSKMLAEKLNYNLYDMDSFIENKEGRTITDIFANNGEDYFRNIESEVLHELSLLSNAVISTGGGIVLSEKNRNIMRDKGFTIFVDRKPEIILENIDPAQRPLLAKDKNKLLELSKQRDSLYRESSHIIFTHNSWEDSIDNTFKKFYESIKNYC